A genomic window from Pyxidicoccus trucidator includes:
- a CDS encoding DnaJ domain-containing protein, whose product MGAPVLLVHDDIATIAAVRRLLTREGYEVILATSAADALIGFGHHLPVLVVLAPGVESGRGHVVLEELLQHPEGKKARVLLLGEPIAGFSAPVAPLPLDGTGFMALVASLIRAPTEADAWHVVENRSLPASGPATPADDTESWHATAPRPVAGDPALANALFGDLAPLHQTDWELAAMTREERNAHEEAQQRDHRTTLVMFSAMELAHKEVEAQAMASIDSALGTEVGDGWGEGTPAAPAEDGAGAEDPAAPVDGAGAEAPVPEEGASEPLQGAEASSDFGDGASESQPGAEFSPEYGDGASEFQPGAEPSSEFGDGASEFQPAAEPSSEFGDGASESQPGAEFSPPDVGDGASQFESGADPSSDFGDVEAEVRAETERLAQLEIDAALAREQAELSSELSPPVGGLAWTEEPVSPPVARPVGAAPQLGDEGFFDVDTPGTSQDATPQAEAPFAAAASGTPSWMELPPDPEMENTARMAVRWAEPAPSAPVDAGAAPEGSWEGSSEQGSEWGTEAELGTDSPEAGAPGEAGPTEGSVAAQTPGESGKAAWDAAARSEEDSEHGDLAESEGAEDDADAVPSAWDVLEAELQAAVRAREAEEAGLSSSESDSAEGSGEDWDDSEAANTLITGGSADDGADVGEGAAADASAGDAEADEGVVSGTAASESWSDSAAAEGVAPGVSADEQDWGNAEPADGVAPGASADAGDWNNAEPADGVAPGVGADARDWNNAESADGVASGASADEQDWSDSEADTAGVAAAGPGEAWGQSDAPPAVAPGSDEDWSAADPDASPAAGTAEGWSDPATANTVASGTSTGADWFDSDTDGAPAATAPGPKTLEWGSTGAEPESSSLPGSEADAGWDGSSVPDAPAYLDEQSPEEAPTRMAEGEPASAVGAPSALLAQWQAQQEEAERHLAEAHERVRTVRAELEAEVARRLEVEQQVVEARELGESLRGVLDREAALRVEAEAAREQESSLRLVAEELAEAARLREQALEEARSREVELRQEAERQVQELHERLATLDEQGSQAETLRREAEAERELIQQRDAELEQLREQVSTLQASLEEAETRAGSEARERATVDAAARAALGRIEEREHDFTELRAQLEELKTEAQEQARLRAEAETRASEAEARAREEAETRAEMETRAIDAEARAETQEHARVQAEVRAQDAATASDEAQVRSDAEALARSELQVRIEKLEARLREEVKARTVAETRAKAAMQALKEVETRLESEAAGRVESESRAELEAKARRDADSRAESAETATSSAEDRAEAEIRAREAAEERAEAEAEARLAAETRATSEASARAEAEARAELAALAQAEAEERAESEAKARTETAARAEKEARLRAEAEARAETEAEQRASAESRAEAEAKQRAEAEARAEAEAKQRAEAESRAEAEAKARTESEARAEAGATSSTEAEARAESEAKQRAEAEARAEAEAEQRAEAEARAEAEAKQRAEAEARAEAEAKQRAAAEARAEAEAKQRAEADARAETEAKRRAEAEARTEFETKARAEAEALVQQAALAATEAVARAKTEGRHRTALEVRLEAESQQRAAAESRIEEASQARSAAESELATFKGRLEQSRQASETLRQELAREREAREAVEKALEALRAEKTQLEADSAEERVRAERERVELEERGRREAEEAAAQARAALLPLETPPGRPELAVSRSGSVTQDGLAKLVLRLCEARMEMRLELKVMNALRVLWLRDGALVGAVSSAQGESLIDRARADGLIDARQEGELRLVRSATTGALLDALRGRGYLRESESVPLVQRYTEQVFLDALAEPSTLYRLVPEPAPHEVALAAATRPPLHLLAEALRNTLTSEALLEAAGSLRARVTRGDIHLAPDDFGLAPRDLQLLSQVDGEHTLEALLLGAGLPQEAALKALAVARTLGLIRLQEASDEDSGELPPELDVRRLESKFEEIQDADYFTVLGLTRTAGSEEVKRAYELLAAEFHPLRFAGHPDPALQHRAQQIRSVLSEAAQALGDDRLRAEYARSLLD is encoded by the coding sequence ATGGGCGCACCGGTTCTCCTCGTACACGACGACATCGCCACCATCGCCGCGGTGCGGCGTCTGCTCACGCGTGAAGGGTACGAGGTCATCCTCGCCACCTCCGCCGCGGATGCCCTCATCGGCTTCGGGCACCACCTGCCCGTGCTCGTCGTGCTCGCCCCGGGCGTGGAGAGCGGACGCGGGCACGTGGTGCTGGAAGAGTTGCTCCAGCATCCGGAGGGAAAGAAGGCCCGCGTGCTGCTGCTGGGCGAGCCGATTGCCGGCTTCAGCGCGCCGGTGGCCCCGCTGCCGCTGGACGGGACGGGCTTCATGGCGCTGGTGGCCTCGCTCATCCGCGCACCGACGGAGGCGGACGCCTGGCACGTGGTGGAGAACCGCAGCCTGCCCGCGTCCGGGCCCGCGACTCCGGCGGACGACACCGAGTCCTGGCACGCCACGGCGCCGCGCCCGGTGGCGGGAGACCCGGCGCTGGCGAACGCGCTCTTCGGTGACCTGGCCCCGCTGCACCAGACGGACTGGGAGCTGGCGGCGATGACGCGCGAGGAGCGCAACGCCCACGAGGAGGCCCAGCAGCGCGACCACCGGACGACCCTCGTCATGTTCTCCGCCATGGAGTTGGCGCACAAGGAGGTGGAGGCGCAGGCGATGGCTTCCATCGACTCGGCGCTCGGCACGGAGGTGGGGGACGGCTGGGGAGAGGGGACTCCGGCGGCTCCGGCGGAGGATGGCGCGGGAGCGGAGGACCCGGCTGCGCCGGTGGATGGAGCAGGAGCGGAGGCCCCTGTCCCGGAAGAGGGGGCTTCAGAGCCGCTGCAAGGCGCGGAGGCTTCGTCAGATTTCGGGGACGGGGCTTCGGAGTCTCAGCCAGGCGCGGAGTTCTCGCCAGAGTACGGGGACGGGGCTTCAGAGTTCCAGCCGGGAGCGGAGCCCTCGTCAGAGTTCGGGGACGGGGCGTCGGAGTTCCAGCCGGCTGCGGAGCCCTCGTCAGAGTTCGGGGACGGGGCTTCGGAGTCTCAGCCGGGCGCGGAGTTCTCGCCGCCAGACGTCGGAGATGGGGCTTCGCAGTTCGAGTCGGGCGCGGATCCCTCGTCAGATTTCGGGGACGTGGAGGCGGAGGTTCGCGCGGAGACCGAGCGCCTGGCGCAGCTGGAGATTGACGCGGCGCTGGCGCGTGAGCAGGCGGAGCTGTCCTCGGAGTTGTCGCCGCCGGTGGGAGGGCTCGCGTGGACGGAGGAGCCCGTCTCGCCGCCCGTTGCCCGGCCTGTGGGTGCGGCGCCCCAGCTCGGGGACGAGGGGTTCTTCGACGTCGACACGCCCGGGACTTCGCAGGACGCCACGCCGCAAGCGGAGGCGCCCTTCGCGGCGGCCGCCAGCGGGACTCCGTCCTGGATGGAGCTGCCTCCGGACCCCGAGATGGAGAACACCGCGCGGATGGCGGTGCGGTGGGCCGAGCCGGCTCCGTCCGCTCCCGTTGACGCCGGTGCGGCTCCGGAGGGGAGCTGGGAGGGTTCCAGCGAGCAGGGCTCGGAGTGGGGGACGGAGGCCGAGCTGGGGACGGATTCCCCCGAGGCCGGAGCACCGGGAGAGGCCGGTCCCACCGAGGGCAGTGTCGCGGCGCAGACCCCTGGTGAGTCGGGGAAGGCGGCTTGGGATGCAGCGGCGCGGAGCGAGGAGGACTCTGAGCACGGAGACCTCGCGGAGTCCGAGGGTGCCGAAGACGACGCGGACGCCGTGCCGTCTGCCTGGGATGTGCTGGAAGCGGAGCTGCAGGCCGCGGTGCGAGCTCGCGAGGCGGAGGAGGCGGGACTGTCCTCGTCCGAGTCGGATTCGGCTGAGGGCTCGGGTGAGGATTGGGACGACTCGGAAGCCGCCAACACCCTGATTACCGGCGGGAGCGCTGATGACGGCGCTGACGTTGGTGAGGGTGCTGCCGCGGACGCGAGCGCTGGCGATGCGGAAGCCGACGAGGGTGTCGTTTCGGGCACGGCCGCTTCTGAAAGCTGGAGCGATTCGGCGGCAGCGGAGGGCGTTGCTCCGGGCGTAAGCGCTGATGAGCAGGACTGGGGCAACGCGGAGCCCGCCGATGGCGTTGCTCCGGGCGCAAGCGCTGATGCGGGTGACTGGAACAACGCGGAGCCCGCCGATGGCGTGGCTCCGGGCGTAGGCGCTGATGCGCGTGACTGGAACAACGCGGAGTCCGCCGACGGTGTGGCTTCGGGCGCGAGCGCTGATGAGCAGGACTGGAGCGACTCGGAGGCCGACACCGCGGGCGTAGCGGCCGCGGGCCCGGGTGAGGCCTGGGGACAATCGGACGCGCCCCCGGCTGTTGCTCCGGGCTCTGATGAAGACTGGAGCGCCGCCGATCCCGACGCCTCCCCGGCCGCGGGCACGGCGGAGGGGTGGAGCGACCCGGCGACGGCCAACACCGTGGCCTCCGGCACGAGCACGGGCGCGGACTGGTTCGACTCGGACACGGACGGTGCCCCCGCCGCGACCGCGCCTGGACCGAAGACGCTGGAGTGGGGATCGACTGGAGCGGAGCCGGAGTCCTCGTCCCTCCCGGGTTCCGAGGCGGACGCGGGCTGGGATGGAAGCTCCGTTCCGGACGCGCCCGCGTACCTGGATGAGCAGTCGCCTGAGGAGGCCCCGACGCGGATGGCGGAAGGCGAGCCCGCGAGCGCGGTAGGGGCCCCGTCCGCGCTGCTCGCGCAGTGGCAGGCGCAGCAGGAGGAGGCGGAGCGCCACCTCGCTGAAGCGCACGAGCGGGTGCGCACGGTGCGCGCCGAGCTGGAGGCGGAAGTCGCGCGCCGCCTCGAAGTCGAGCAGCAGGTCGTGGAAGCACGTGAGCTCGGCGAGTCGCTGCGCGGCGTGCTGGACCGTGAAGCCGCGCTGCGAGTCGAGGCGGAGGCCGCGCGCGAGCAGGAGTCCTCGCTGCGGCTCGTGGCGGAGGAGCTGGCGGAGGCGGCCCGGCTGCGGGAGCAGGCGCTGGAGGAAGCGCGCTCGCGTGAGGTGGAGCTGCGGCAAGAAGCGGAGCGCCAGGTCCAGGAACTTCACGAGCGGCTCGCCACGCTGGACGAGCAGGGCTCGCAAGCGGAGACGCTGCGCCGCGAGGCCGAGGCAGAGCGCGAGCTCATCCAACAGCGTGACGCCGAGCTGGAGCAACTGCGCGAGCAGGTGTCCACGCTCCAGGCAAGCCTCGAAGAGGCGGAGACCCGCGCTGGCTCCGAGGCTCGCGAGCGCGCCACCGTGGATGCCGCCGCGAGGGCGGCGCTCGGGCGCATCGAGGAGCGCGAGCACGACTTCACCGAGCTGCGAGCGCAGCTCGAGGAGCTGAAGACCGAGGCGCAGGAACAGGCCCGTCTCCGTGCCGAGGCGGAGACGCGTGCCAGCGAGGCGGAAGCTCGCGCCCGTGAAGAAGCGGAGACGCGCGCGGAGATGGAGACCCGGGCCATCGACGCCGAGGCACGGGCCGAGACGCAGGAGCACGCCCGTGTGCAGGCGGAGGTCCGGGCCCAGGACGCGGCGACCGCCAGCGATGAGGCGCAGGTGCGCTCCGATGCGGAGGCCCTCGCGCGCAGTGAGCTGCAGGTGCGCATCGAGAAGCTCGAAGCGCGCCTCCGGGAAGAGGTGAAGGCCCGCACCGTGGCGGAGACTCGCGCCAAGGCCGCGATGCAGGCGCTGAAGGAAGTCGAGACGCGCCTGGAGTCCGAGGCCGCCGGCCGCGTGGAGTCCGAGTCCCGGGCCGAGTTGGAGGCCAAGGCCCGCCGGGATGCGGACTCCCGCGCGGAGTCGGCGGAGACCGCGACCTCCTCCGCCGAGGACCGCGCGGAGGCGGAGATTCGCGCCCGTGAGGCGGCAGAGGAGCGGGCGGAAGCCGAAGCCGAGGCCCGGCTCGCGGCGGAGACGCGCGCGACCTCCGAGGCCAGCGCTCGCGCCGAGGCGGAGGCCCGAGCGGAGCTGGCGGCGCTGGCTCAGGCCGAAGCGGAGGAGCGCGCGGAGTCCGAGGCGAAGGCCCGGACAGAGACAGCGGCGCGCGCCGAGAAGGAAGCGCGCCTCCGGGCCGAGGCGGAGGCCCGAGCCGAGACCGAAGCGGAGCAGCGTGCCAGCGCGGAGTCGCGAGCGGAGGCGGAAGCGAAGCAGCGCGCGGAGGCCGAGGCCCGTGCCGAGGCGGAAGCGAAGCAGCGAGCGGAGGCGGAGTCGCGCGCGGAGGCCGAGGCAAAGGCGCGTACTGAATCCGAGGCCCGTGCCGAAGCGGGCGCGACGTCCAGCACCGAGGCGGAAGCCCGCGCTGAGTCGGAAGCAAAGCAGCGAGCCGAAGCAGAGGCCCGCGCTGAGGCAGAGGCGGAGCAACGGGCCGAAGCCGAGGCTCGTGCCGAGGCCGAAGCGAAGCAGCGAGCCGAAGCCGAAGCCCGAGCCGAGGCCGAGGCGAAGCAGCGAGCCGCAGCCGAAGCCCGCGCCGAAGCCGAGGCGAAGCAGCGAGCCGAAGCAGACGCCCGGGCAGAGACCGAAGCGAAGCGCCGGGCCGAAGCCGAGGCTCGCACCGAGTTCGAGACGAAGGCCCGGGCGGAAGCAGAGGCCCTCGTGCAGCAGGCCGCGCTGGCCGCGACCGAAGCGGTCGCCCGTGCCAAGACCGAGGGTCGTCACCGCACGGCCCTCGAGGTCCGACTGGAGGCCGAGTCCCAACAGCGCGCGGCCGCGGAATCCCGAATCGAAGAGGCGTCCCAGGCCCGGAGCGCCGCCGAGTCCGAGCTCGCCACCTTCAAGGGCCGGCTCGAACAGTCGCGACAGGCTTCCGAGACGCTCCGCCAGGAGCTCGCGCGCGAGCGTGAAGCCCGCGAGGCCGTCGAGAAGGCGCTGGAAGCCCTGCGCGCGGAGAAGACGCAGCTGGAGGCCGACTCCGCCGAGGAGCGCGTCCGCGCCGAGCGTGAGCGCGTGGAGCTGGAAGAGCGTGGGCGTCGCGAGGCCGAGGAGGCCGCCGCGCAGGCCCGTGCCGCGCTGCTCCCGCTGGAAACCCCGCCCGGTCGGCCCGAGTTGGCGGTGTCTCGCAGCGGCAGCGTCACCCAGGACGGCCTGGCGAAGCTGGTGCTCCGGCTCTGCGAGGCGCGCATGGAGATGCGCCTGGAGCTGAAGGTGATGAACGCCCTGCGCGTCCTCTGGCTGAGAGATGGCGCGCTCGTGGGTGCCGTCTCCTCGGCGCAGGGGGAGTCGCTCATCGACCGGGCCCGCGCGGATGGCCTCATCGACGCGCGCCAGGAAGGCGAGCTGCGCCTGGTGCGCAGCGCCACCACGGGCGCGCTGCTGGACGCGCTGCGAGGCCGTGGCTACCTGCGCGAGTCCGAGTCCGTGCCGCTCGTGCAGCGCTACACCGAGCAGGTCTTCCTCGACGCCCTCGCCGAGCCCTCCACGCTGTACCGGCTGGTGCCGGAGCCCGCACCGCACGAGGTGGCGCTCGCCGCCGCCACGCGCCCTCCGCTGCACCTGCTGGCCGAGGCGCTGCGCAACACGCTCACCTCCGAGGCCCTGCTGGAGGCGGCCGGCAGCCTGCGCGCGCGCGTCACCCGGGGCGACATCCACCTGGCCCCCGACGACTTCGGACTGGCTCCCCGCGACTTGCAGCTCCTGTCGCAGGTGGACGGCGAGCACACGCTGGAGGCCCTGCTGCTGGGCGCGGGGCTGCCGCAGGAGGCCGCCCTCAAGGCGCTCGCGGTGGCTCGGACGCTCGGGCTCATCAGGCTCCAGGAGGCCAGCGACGAGGACTCCGGTGAGCTGCCGCCGGAGCTGGACGTGCGTCGCCTGGAGTCGAAGTTCGAGGAGATTCAGGACGCCGACTACTTCACCGTGCTGGGGCTGACCCGCACCGCCGGCAGCGAGGAGGTCAAGCGCGCCTACGAACTGCTGGCCGCCGAGTTCCACCCGCTGCGCTTCGCCGGGCACCCGGACCCGGCGCTCCAGCACCGCGCGCAGCAGATTCGCAGTGTCCTCTCCGAGGCAGCCCAGGCCCTGGGGGACGACCGGCTGCGAGCGGAGTACGCCCGCAGCCTGCTGGACTGA
- the priA gene encoding replication restart helicase PriA: MEQQALWDDTGAKPEAAPSTRGSMSVRTSGARSRRELSQPEGAATVGAAVSPPVLASIAVGRPVRGEFTYSVPDALAGQLAPGQRVLVPFGRGTALGFYLGPASPPAEEGVKLKPIQRVLEDSPSLPKDLIALLRFAAVHYRYPLGEVIRGALPPGLSKAVDEKEAKPDVQLFAVALVTEVPPELHRAPAQSAALAYLLAVGGRAPLEEVSHAIPGARETLKKLAARGMARIEEKKLEAGVRDGLMQGRPERLTPEQATSVTELRAALDVGDFQPFLLHGVTGSGKTEVYLRAAEHALSQGKGSLILVPEIALTPQLVGRFRSRFGAEVAVLHSALKDRERLFHWQALRRGDVKIAVGVRSAVFAPVDNLGLIVVDEEHDPSFKQEEKLRYQARDLAVVRGKQAGAVVVLGSATPALETLENVKRGRYRLLELKNRVDDRPMPTIELVDLRVERPREGMVTEEAPILSPPLLAAMEETIGRGQQVILFLNRRGHSTVLICEVCGLSLKCTECDVCLTHHRSQNRVVCHYCGLAMPLPDRCLECTGPMLKLGVGTEKVEAEVLERIPTARVARLDRDSATSAERLTEMLASFARRELDVLVGTQMVAKGHDFPGVTLVCVVMADTSLSIPDFRAAERTFHLLTQVSGRAGRGKDPGKVLVQTYNPDAEPVRRVLAHDFDGFAKQELEWRKALAYPPYSRMAAIRLEGEHPEQVAGVARHLGNLVSRHMPPASAGVRLLGPALAPISRIRGKTRWQFLVKGPTHAALAPLLARVEAALGDVPNGVKVVIDVDPGAML, translated from the coding sequence ATGGAACAGCAAGCCTTGTGGGACGACACGGGCGCGAAGCCGGAGGCGGCCCCCTCCACCCGGGGTTCCATGTCCGTGCGTACGTCCGGTGCGAGGAGCCGCCGGGAACTGTCCCAGCCCGAAGGCGCCGCTACAGTGGGCGCCGCAGTGAGCCCTCCCGTCCTGGCCTCCATCGCCGTTGGCCGTCCCGTCCGGGGCGAGTTCACCTACTCGGTGCCGGACGCGCTCGCCGGCCAGCTGGCGCCAGGCCAGCGCGTGCTGGTGCCCTTCGGCCGGGGCACGGCGCTGGGCTTCTACCTGGGGCCCGCCTCCCCGCCCGCCGAGGAGGGCGTCAAGCTCAAGCCCATCCAGCGCGTGCTGGAGGACTCGCCGTCGCTGCCGAAGGACCTCATCGCCCTGCTGCGCTTCGCGGCCGTGCACTACCGCTACCCGCTGGGCGAGGTCATCCGCGGCGCGCTGCCCCCCGGCCTGTCCAAGGCGGTGGACGAGAAGGAAGCGAAGCCGGACGTGCAGCTCTTCGCGGTGGCGCTCGTCACCGAGGTGCCTCCGGAGCTGCACCGCGCGCCCGCCCAGTCCGCCGCGCTCGCGTACCTGCTGGCCGTGGGAGGGCGCGCGCCGCTGGAGGAGGTCTCCCACGCGATTCCGGGCGCCCGCGAGACGCTGAAGAAGCTGGCCGCGCGGGGCATGGCGCGGATTGAGGAGAAGAAGCTGGAGGCCGGCGTGAGGGACGGCCTCATGCAGGGCCGGCCCGAGCGCCTCACCCCGGAGCAGGCCACGTCGGTGACGGAGCTGCGCGCGGCCCTGGACGTGGGCGACTTCCAGCCCTTCCTCCTGCACGGTGTCACCGGCAGCGGGAAGACGGAGGTGTACCTGCGCGCGGCGGAGCATGCGCTGTCGCAAGGCAAGGGCAGCCTCATCCTGGTGCCGGAAATCGCGCTGACGCCGCAGCTGGTGGGCCGCTTCCGCAGCCGCTTCGGCGCGGAGGTGGCGGTGCTGCACTCGGCGCTGAAGGACCGTGAGCGCCTCTTCCACTGGCAGGCGCTGCGCCGGGGGGACGTGAAGATTGCCGTCGGCGTGCGCTCGGCGGTGTTCGCTCCGGTGGACAACCTGGGGCTCATCGTCGTGGACGAGGAGCACGACCCGTCCTTCAAGCAGGAGGAGAAGCTGCGCTACCAGGCCCGGGACCTGGCCGTCGTGCGCGGCAAGCAGGCCGGGGCGGTGGTGGTGCTGGGCTCGGCCACGCCGGCGCTGGAGACGCTGGAGAACGTCAAGCGCGGGCGCTACCGGCTGCTGGAGCTGAAGAACCGGGTGGATGACCGGCCCATGCCCACCATCGAGTTGGTGGACCTGCGCGTGGAGCGTCCCCGCGAGGGCATGGTGACGGAGGAGGCGCCCATCCTCAGCCCGCCGCTGCTGGCGGCCATGGAGGAGACGATTGGCCGCGGGCAGCAGGTCATCCTCTTCCTCAACCGGCGCGGGCACAGCACGGTGCTGATCTGCGAGGTATGCGGCCTGTCGCTCAAGTGCACCGAGTGCGACGTGTGCCTCACGCACCACCGCTCGCAGAACCGGGTGGTGTGCCACTACTGCGGGCTGGCCATGCCGCTGCCGGACCGGTGCCTGGAGTGCACCGGCCCCATGCTCAAGCTGGGCGTCGGCACGGAGAAGGTGGAAGCGGAGGTGCTGGAGCGCATCCCCACCGCGCGCGTGGCCCGGCTGGACAGGGACTCGGCCACCAGCGCGGAGCGGCTGACGGAGATGCTGGCCTCGTTCGCCCGCCGGGAGCTGGACGTGCTGGTGGGCACGCAGATGGTGGCCAAGGGGCACGACTTCCCGGGCGTGACGCTGGTGTGCGTCGTCATGGCGGACACGTCGCTGTCCATTCCGGACTTCCGCGCCGCCGAGCGCACCTTCCACCTGCTCACCCAGGTTTCCGGGCGCGCGGGACGGGGCAAGGACCCGGGGAAGGTGCTGGTGCAGACCTACAACCCGGACGCGGAGCCGGTGCGGCGGGTGCTGGCCCACGACTTCGACGGCTTCGCGAAGCAGGAGCTGGAGTGGCGCAAGGCGCTGGCGTACCCGCCCTACTCGCGCATGGCGGCCATCCGCTTGGAGGGTGAGCACCCCGAGCAGGTGGCCGGGGTGGCTCGCCACCTGGGCAACCTCGTCTCGCGGCACATGCCGCCTGCTTCGGCGGGGGTGCGCCTGCTGGGGCCGGCCCTGGCGCCCATCTCCCGCATCCGGGGGAAGACGCGCTGGCAGTTCCTCGTGAAGGGGCCGACGCATGCGGCGCTTGCCCCGCTGCTCGCCAGGGTGGAGGCGGCCCTGGGGGACGTTCCGAATGGGGTGAAGGTCGTGATCGACGTGGATCCGGGGGCCATGCTGTAG
- a CDS encoding glutathione binding-like protein, protein MKVYGHPMSGCTRAVLTTLAEKGHEAQFVLVDLMKGEHKQPAHVARQPFGVVPAFEDAEVGMLYESRAIMRYLDRKLSGPSLTPTDARGYGLMEQYISVEHSYFTPAAGKVFFERLFKPHMGGGAPDEARIAEGFKGVEQVFAVIDPVLGKQQYLAGDSFSLAEVSWMPYMEFFAVSGGVELINQHKNVAAWWNRVSSRPSWKKVVGR, encoded by the coding sequence ATGAAGGTCTACGGCCATCCGATGAGCGGCTGTACGCGCGCCGTCCTCACCACCCTGGCGGAGAAGGGCCACGAGGCCCAGTTCGTCCTCGTGGACCTGATGAAGGGCGAGCACAAGCAGCCCGCGCACGTGGCGCGCCAGCCGTTCGGCGTCGTTCCCGCCTTCGAGGACGCCGAGGTCGGCATGCTCTACGAGTCGCGCGCCATCATGCGCTACCTGGACCGCAAGCTGTCGGGCCCCTCGCTCACGCCGACCGACGCGCGCGGCTATGGCCTGATGGAGCAGTACATCAGCGTGGAGCACTCCTACTTCACCCCCGCGGCGGGGAAGGTCTTCTTCGAGCGCCTCTTCAAGCCGCACATGGGCGGCGGCGCGCCGGACGAGGCCCGCATCGCGGAGGGCTTCAAGGGCGTGGAGCAGGTCTTCGCCGTCATCGACCCGGTGCTGGGCAAGCAGCAGTACCTCGCGGGCGACAGCTTCTCCCTCGCCGAGGTGTCCTGGATGCCGTACATGGAGTTCTTCGCGGTCTCCGGCGGCGTGGAGCTCATCAACCAGCACAAGAACGTGGCCGCGTGGTGGAACCGCGTGAGCAGCCGTCCGTCGTGGAAGAAGGTCGTGGGCCGGTAG